GAAGTGACTGTCAATGTGAAGGGATGACTCTTATAGACTAAGGAAGGCATGATTATGTAATCCTATTCAACTGAGCTTAATTGAATAGTTTTATAGCTTCCTTCCATCTTATCATTGTGAGAACAAAGTACTACTAGAGGACTTTTACTAGAATGCAGATGAAGTAAGAAAAGGATTAGGAAGTGGCTGTCAATGTGTAATCTGTTTGGAAATTAGTATATCTTATATTACTTTGTGTAGGCTAGAAGTAGATAAAGGACTAAGAAGTAGCTCTCATTGATTTATTGGTGTGGGAAATTTTTTATTAGATACGTGGTACTATTTCAATGACAAAACCATGAAATTGATAAAGCATTTATTATGGAAATAAAGTTAAGTAAAACgtgaaaaaaagattaaattacaagttttgaaaagttcagggattaaaatgaaaatatgaccaaaatgaaaaaaagtaaGTTATTGGTGATGAATTGACAAATATAAGAATAGGTGGGGATATGTATTGGTaagatgaaaatttttttaagactaaattgaaaagatgggaaaatataaagactaaattataaatttccaATTTTACTGAAAAAAAGGTGAAATATGTAATTTTGTGTTGGTGTGTGTTTGTAGGTGATTGTATTGTTGTTGTGTTTAGGAGGGATGTTCAAACGGTTAACCGAACCGAACTAGTATTAATTTAAGTAaccaaatttttttacttttaactattaattgaatcgaaaatttttcaaaaaatattaaccaaaccgaaatttatatgtttattgttttctttgttaaaaaaatataaaaaataaataaattgataacgTTCATTGACcgaattaaaactacatataatttgtattattgattattaattaagttaattacccaatttcaaaccgaattaactgataaccgaacttctaaaaaattattaaccaacCTCCGACCGAATTAAATCGATTAATCAACTAATTAATCGATTTAGATCGATTCGATAGGTTAACTCGATTTTAACTGAAATTTGAATACCCTAATATTTAGGCATGatgtattgtttttttttctctaatttgGTTTGTCATCCTTTATGagatttaataaaatctaatatatattaatctTTGTAAACTTCGTCCTCCCGAAGTAATGAAATGGCAttttagtaaaaagaaaaaatacaacACATATCTTAGACCATTTAACACTGCTAATTAATAATCGTAACTTACCTATCAGTATGCTCGAAAATTAGTCAAGCAGTacaaccacatatatatatataggtagagAAATGTCCATTATATGAACTTACATAACGGGATACGAAGCTTTCATGGCGATACCACATAAGCCACCTGGTGTATTCGCGTCCCTTTGAATCCTAATATATCCATTTTCACCCCAAGTTTCTCCCCATGAATTCTTAACCAGCCAGTAGTTTAAACCTTCTTCACTTGTTCCGTATCCGACAACGGTGACTGCATGGGAGAGAGCATTGCCACAATCTCCGGTAAACACTCCCCCGCTGTAAAACCGAAAGTCTTGTCCATGGCCTTCGATTGCAACTGAGACAGGTTGATTTGCGACGACCATAAGCAACGCTTCTTCGTCGTTTTCAGGCACCATTTGATATTCATTGATGGTGGCGACTTTGTTTATCTGTTTCTCAGTGTCGCAAGTTTCTTGCGTTTCTTGATATGGGTAGCTTTCTTCAGTAGTTATTCCTTGGTTTCGGATAACGTATTCGAAAGCATTTACCATTTGTCCACCATCGCAACCTCTGTTTCCTCCATCTGTGCTGCAATCCAACAATTGTTGTTCAGATAATGAGATTAAACTACCAGTTTTGATTTGGACTATCCCTTCAATGGCTGCCACTGCTGAAAATGCCCAACAACATCCTGCGAAGTAAACCAACAATAACCCTTTGTTAAGTATAAAACAATTactgaaaaaaataaatgaatgctTCTTGGCTGagcaatatttataaaatattttataggaGTTGGGTTAGCATACTAACATATTGTACGGAAAAATCAAATAGTTACACGTGGTTGTTAAAAAGTAAATAAGTCTTATTGagcaaaattaatttttatatattgaattaaaaagtaaataagttttttgtgtttaaaaattaattcatttgtactattaaaaactgtCGTGActgacaaaataaccaaataatGACACATGGCTTGCCATGTGTGTTGATATATAAAGACCaatttttcataataaaaatgaatgaaatttttaagagACGAGTTTGCTATTTGATTAACGTGCGAGGATTCATTTGCCCATATTTTGAGTAGAGAGGACAACATGCAATTCGACTCCTAATATAAGAGTCTCCAtaaacttttacctcttttatttaaaaatactttttttaaatattataattatacatCAATGTTAAAGTAAGTTTGCATTTTCTTACCACtttatatgatatatgttttaatttggaatcgatctaatatttctatcatatcatttaaaaaattaattttttttcaaaatatatcgAAGGATTGAAAGAtttgtatattaattaaataatttgacatttttaatttacttaaaccttgactaatattatttatgttaataCAACATCACATATGATGTTGAATTAAGCAAATATATTGCAGATAATTATTTCTTTTCTACAATGATGTAAAATTAACTTAGGGTGGGTTTAAATGGGTGATTGGGTGCTGTgtgtttaacttactttttgtctcatactacagtatcgctacagtatctaatcttacCGTCACTGTTGTTTTTATAGTAATGGTAGGTAAACGCaccacccatccaaactcacTCTTAGTTTTATAGTAATATAAGTGAATTccctacatatatatacattagattaTGAGATATCTATGATGTCGATGAAAgatatttatgtaaaaaatatattaactaaaattttatataaaaattaaataaaattttaattaaaataataaaattaaaggtt
The genomic region above belongs to Gossypium hirsutum isolate 1008001.06 chromosome D05, Gossypium_hirsutum_v2.1, whole genome shotgun sequence and contains:
- the LOC107902410 gene encoding ervatamin-B translates to MSRTIHETFIVDKHEQWMVDYNRKYESKLEKEKRLNIFKENLEYIESFNNGGNRSFKLSLNEFADMTQDEFIAAHTGYKMQGNPTLSESTSFMYQNVSDVPTNLDWRAQGAVTPVKFQGQCGCCWAFSAVAAIEGIVQIKTGSLISLSEQQLLDCSTDGGNRGCDGGQMVNAFEYVIRNQGITTEESYPYQETQETCDTEKQINKVATINEYQMVPENDEEALLMVVANQPVSVAIEGHGQDFRFYSGGVFTGDCGNALSHAVTVVGYGTSEEGLNYWLVKNSWGETWGENGYIRIQRDANTPGGLCGIAMKASYPVM